From one Felis catus isolate Fca126 chromosome E2, F.catus_Fca126_mat1.0, whole genome shotgun sequence genomic stretch:
- the APLP1 gene encoding amyloid-like protein 1 isoform X6: MGPTSPAARGLGRHPGPPPLPLLLPLLLLLLRAQLAVGSLAGGSPGAAEAPGSAQVAGLCGHLTLHRDLRTGRWEPDQQRSRRCLRDPQRVLEYCRQMYPELQIARVEQATQAIPMERWCGGSRGGRCAHPHHQVVPFQCLPGEFVSEALLVPEGCRFLHQERMDQCESSTRRHQEAQEACRSQGLILHGSGMLLPCGTDRFRGVEYVCCPPPVTPDPSGTAVGDPSTRSWPLGGRVEGGEDEEEEESFLQPVDDYFVEPPRAEEEEEEERVPPSSSHSPAGFSKVTTTARPTDGVDVYFGMPGEISEHEGFLRAKMDLEERRMRQINEVMREWAMADNQSKNLPKADRQALNEHFQSILQTLEEQVSGERQRLVETHATRVIALINDQRRAALEGFLAALQGDPPQAERVLLALRRYLRAEQKERRHTLRHYQHVAAVDPEKAQQMRFQVQTHLQVIEERMNQSLGLLDQNPRLAQELRPQIQELLHSEHLGPNELEAPAPGGSSEDKGGLQPLDSKDDTPVALPKGSTEQDAASSGKEKMSPLEQYERKAPAGTGVSREAVSGLLIMGAGGGSLIVLSLLLLRRKKPYGAISHGVVEVDPMLTLEEQQLRELQRHGYENPTYRFLEERP; this comes from the exons GCTCCAGGGTCGGCCCAGGTGGCTGGACTATGTGGGCACCTAACTCTTCACCGGGACCTGCGCACCGGCCGCTGGGAACCAGACCAACAGCGCTCACGACGCTGTCTCCGCGATCCGCAACGGGTGCTGGAATACTGCAGACAG ATGTACCCGGAGCTGCAGATTGCACGTGTGGAACAGGCGACACAGGCCATCCCCATGGAGCGCTGGTGTGGGGGCTCTCGAGGTGGCCGCTGTGCTCACCCCCACCACCAGGTTGTGCCTTTCCAGTGCCTGC CAGGTGAATTCGTGAGCGAGGCCCTGCTGGTGCCTGAAGGCTGCCGGTTCTTGCATCAGGAGCGCATGGACCAGTGTGAGAGTTCAACTCGGAGGCATCAGGAGGCGCAGGAG GCCTGCCGTTCCCAGGGCCTCATCCTGCATGGCTCGGGCATGCTTTTGCCCTGTGGCACGGATCGGTTCCGAGGTGTGGAGTATGTGTGCTGCCCCCCTCCAGTCACCCCTGATCCATCTGGGACAGCAGTTGG TGACCCCTCCACCCGGTCCTGGCCCCTAGGGGGCAGAGTAGAGGGGGGTGAGGACGAGGAAGAAGAGGAATCCTTCCTACAGCCAGTAGACGATTACTTCGTGGAGCCCCCACGggctgaagaggaagaagaggaggaaagagtcCCACCCTCAAGCTCCCATAGCCCTGCAGGGTTCAGCAAAG TGACCACCACCGCAAGGCCCACAGATGGTGTGGACGTGTACTTTGGCATGCCTGGAGAAATCAGCGAGCATGAGGGTTTCCTGAGAGCCAAGATGGACCTGGAGGAACGTAGGATGCGCCAGATTAATGAG GTGATGCGTGAATGGGCCATGGCAGACAACCAGTCCAAGAACCTGCCGAAAGCTGACAGACAGGCCCTGAACGAG CACTTCCAGTCCATTCTGCAGACCCTGGAGGAGCAGGTGTCTGGTGAGCGACAGCGCCTGGTGGAGACCCATGCCACCCGAGTCATCGCCCTTATCAACGACCAGCGCCGGGCAGCCTTGGAAGGTTTCCTGGCAGCACTGCAGGGAGATCCGCCTCAG GCAGAGCGCGTCCTGCTGGCCCTGCGGCGTTACCTGCGTGCAGAGCAGAAGGAACGAAGGCACACGCTGAGGCACTACCAGCACGTGGCTGCCGTGGATCCTGAGAAGGCCCAGCAGATGCGCTTCCAG GTGCAGACCCACCTTCAAGTAATTGAGGAAAGGATGAATCAGAGCCTGGGGTTGCTGGACCAGAACCCCCGCCTGGCTCAGGAGTTGCGGCCCCAGATCC AGGAACTTCTCCACTCTGAGCACCTGGGTCCCAATGAATTGGAAGCCCCCGCCCCAGGGGGCAGCAGTGAGGACAAGGGTGGGCTGCAGCCTCTGGATTCCAAGGATG ACACCCCCGTGGCCCTTCCGAAAG GGTCCACAGAACAAGACGCTGCATCCTCTGGGAAAGAGAAGATGTCCCCCCTGGAGCAGTATGAGCGAAAG GCACCAGCTGGGACAGGTGTATCCCGAGAGGCCGTGTCTGGTCTGCTGATCATGGGAGCAGGTGGGGGCTCCCTGATcgtcctctccctcctgctcttgcGCAGGAAGAAGCCCTATGGGGCTATCAGCCATGGAGTGGTGGAG GTGGACCCTATGCTGACCCTGGAGGAGCAGCAGCTGCGTGAACTGCAGCGTCATGGCTATGAGAACCCCACCTACCGCTTCCTGGAGGAACGACCCTGA
- the APLP1 gene encoding amyloid-like protein 1 isoform X4 yields MGPTSPAARGLGRHPGPPPLPLLLPLLLLLLRAQLAVGSLAGGSPGAAEAPGSAQVAGLCGHLTLHRDLRTGRWEPDQQRSRRCLRDPQRVLEYCRQMYPELQIARVEQATQAIPMERWCGGSRGGRCAHPHHQVVPFQCLPGEFVSEALLVPEGCRFLHQERMDQCESSTRRHQEAQEACRSQGLILHGSGMLLPCGTDRFRGVEYVCCPPPVTPDPSGTAVGDPSTRSWPLGGRVEGGEDEEEEESFLQPVDDYFVEPPRAEEEEEEERVPPSSSHSPAGFSKVTTTARPTDGVDVYFGMPGEISEHEGFLRAKMDLEERRMRQINEVMREWAMADNQSKNLPKADRQALNEHFQSILQTLEEQVSGERQRLVETHATRVIALINDQRRAALEGFLAALQGDPPQAERVLLALRRYLRAEQKERRHTLRHYQHVAAVDPEKAQQMRFQVQTHLQVIEERMNQSLGLLDQNPRLAQELRPQIQELLHSEHLGPNELEAPAPGGSSEDKGGLQPLDSKDDTPVALPKGSTEQDAASSGKEKMSPLEQYERKVNVSVPRGFPFHSAEIQRDELAPAGTGVSREAVSGLLIMGAGGGSLIVLSLLLLRRKKPYGAISHGVVEVDPMLTLEEQQLRELQRHGYENPTYRFLEERP; encoded by the exons GCTCCAGGGTCGGCCCAGGTGGCTGGACTATGTGGGCACCTAACTCTTCACCGGGACCTGCGCACCGGCCGCTGGGAACCAGACCAACAGCGCTCACGACGCTGTCTCCGCGATCCGCAACGGGTGCTGGAATACTGCAGACAG ATGTACCCGGAGCTGCAGATTGCACGTGTGGAACAGGCGACACAGGCCATCCCCATGGAGCGCTGGTGTGGGGGCTCTCGAGGTGGCCGCTGTGCTCACCCCCACCACCAGGTTGTGCCTTTCCAGTGCCTGC CAGGTGAATTCGTGAGCGAGGCCCTGCTGGTGCCTGAAGGCTGCCGGTTCTTGCATCAGGAGCGCATGGACCAGTGTGAGAGTTCAACTCGGAGGCATCAGGAGGCGCAGGAG GCCTGCCGTTCCCAGGGCCTCATCCTGCATGGCTCGGGCATGCTTTTGCCCTGTGGCACGGATCGGTTCCGAGGTGTGGAGTATGTGTGCTGCCCCCCTCCAGTCACCCCTGATCCATCTGGGACAGCAGTTGG TGACCCCTCCACCCGGTCCTGGCCCCTAGGGGGCAGAGTAGAGGGGGGTGAGGACGAGGAAGAAGAGGAATCCTTCCTACAGCCAGTAGACGATTACTTCGTGGAGCCCCCACGggctgaagaggaagaagaggaggaaagagtcCCACCCTCAAGCTCCCATAGCCCTGCAGGGTTCAGCAAAG TGACCACCACCGCAAGGCCCACAGATGGTGTGGACGTGTACTTTGGCATGCCTGGAGAAATCAGCGAGCATGAGGGTTTCCTGAGAGCCAAGATGGACCTGGAGGAACGTAGGATGCGCCAGATTAATGAG GTGATGCGTGAATGGGCCATGGCAGACAACCAGTCCAAGAACCTGCCGAAAGCTGACAGACAGGCCCTGAACGAG CACTTCCAGTCCATTCTGCAGACCCTGGAGGAGCAGGTGTCTGGTGAGCGACAGCGCCTGGTGGAGACCCATGCCACCCGAGTCATCGCCCTTATCAACGACCAGCGCCGGGCAGCCTTGGAAGGTTTCCTGGCAGCACTGCAGGGAGATCCGCCTCAG GCAGAGCGCGTCCTGCTGGCCCTGCGGCGTTACCTGCGTGCAGAGCAGAAGGAACGAAGGCACACGCTGAGGCACTACCAGCACGTGGCTGCCGTGGATCCTGAGAAGGCCCAGCAGATGCGCTTCCAG GTGCAGACCCACCTTCAAGTAATTGAGGAAAGGATGAATCAGAGCCTGGGGTTGCTGGACCAGAACCCCCGCCTGGCTCAGGAGTTGCGGCCCCAGATCC AGGAACTTCTCCACTCTGAGCACCTGGGTCCCAATGAATTGGAAGCCCCCGCCCCAGGGGGCAGCAGTGAGGACAAGGGTGGGCTGCAGCCTCTGGATTCCAAGGATG ACACCCCCGTGGCCCTTCCGAAAG GGTCCACAGAACAAGACGCTGCATCCTCTGGGAAAGAGAAGATGTCCCCCCTGGAGCAGTATGAGCGAAAG GTGAATGTATCTGTTCCAAGGggttttcctttccactcagcgGAGATTCAGAGAGATGAGCTG GCACCAGCTGGGACAGGTGTATCCCGAGAGGCCGTGTCTGGTCTGCTGATCATGGGAGCAGGTGGGGGCTCCCTGATcgtcctctccctcctgctcttgcGCAGGAAGAAGCCCTATGGGGCTATCAGCCATGGAGTGGTGGAG GTGGACCCTATGCTGACCCTGGAGGAGCAGCAGCTGCGTGAACTGCAGCGTCATGGCTATGAGAACCCCACCTACCGCTTCCTGGAGGAACGACCCTGA
- the APLP1 gene encoding amyloid-like protein 1 isoform X3, with product MGPTSPAARGLGRHPGPPPLPLLLPLLLLLLRAQLAVGSLAGGSPGAAEAPGSAQVAGLCGHLTLHRDLRTGRWEPDQQRSRRCLRDPQRVLEYCRQMYPELQIARVEQATQAIPMERWCGGSRGGRCAHPHHQVVPFQCLPGEFVSEALLVPEGCRFLHQERMDQCESSTRRHQEAQEACRSQGLILHGSGMLLPCGTDRFRGVEYVCCPPPVTPDPSGTAVGDPSTRSWPLGGRVEGGEDEEEEESFLQPVDDYFVEPPRAEEEEEEERVPPSSSHSPAGFSKVTTTARPTDGVDVYFGMPGEISEHEGFLRAKMDLEERRMRQINEVMREWAMADNQSKNLPKADRQALNEHFQSILQTLEEQVSGERQRLVETHATRVIALINDQRRAALEGFLAALQGDPPQAERVLLALRRYLRAEQKERRHTLRHYQHVAAVDPEKAQQMRFQVQTHLQVIEERMNQSLGLLDQNPRLAQELRPQIQELLHSEHLGPNELEAPAPGGSSEDKGGLQPLDSKDADTPVALPKGSTEQDAASSGKEKMSPLEQYERKVNVSVPRGFPFHSAEIQRDELAPAGTGVSREAVSGLLIMGAGGGSLIVLSLLLLRRKKPYGAISHGVVEVDPMLTLEEQQLRELQRHGYENPTYRFLEERP from the exons GCTCCAGGGTCGGCCCAGGTGGCTGGACTATGTGGGCACCTAACTCTTCACCGGGACCTGCGCACCGGCCGCTGGGAACCAGACCAACAGCGCTCACGACGCTGTCTCCGCGATCCGCAACGGGTGCTGGAATACTGCAGACAG ATGTACCCGGAGCTGCAGATTGCACGTGTGGAACAGGCGACACAGGCCATCCCCATGGAGCGCTGGTGTGGGGGCTCTCGAGGTGGCCGCTGTGCTCACCCCCACCACCAGGTTGTGCCTTTCCAGTGCCTGC CAGGTGAATTCGTGAGCGAGGCCCTGCTGGTGCCTGAAGGCTGCCGGTTCTTGCATCAGGAGCGCATGGACCAGTGTGAGAGTTCAACTCGGAGGCATCAGGAGGCGCAGGAG GCCTGCCGTTCCCAGGGCCTCATCCTGCATGGCTCGGGCATGCTTTTGCCCTGTGGCACGGATCGGTTCCGAGGTGTGGAGTATGTGTGCTGCCCCCCTCCAGTCACCCCTGATCCATCTGGGACAGCAGTTGG TGACCCCTCCACCCGGTCCTGGCCCCTAGGGGGCAGAGTAGAGGGGGGTGAGGACGAGGAAGAAGAGGAATCCTTCCTACAGCCAGTAGACGATTACTTCGTGGAGCCCCCACGggctgaagaggaagaagaggaggaaagagtcCCACCCTCAAGCTCCCATAGCCCTGCAGGGTTCAGCAAAG TGACCACCACCGCAAGGCCCACAGATGGTGTGGACGTGTACTTTGGCATGCCTGGAGAAATCAGCGAGCATGAGGGTTTCCTGAGAGCCAAGATGGACCTGGAGGAACGTAGGATGCGCCAGATTAATGAG GTGATGCGTGAATGGGCCATGGCAGACAACCAGTCCAAGAACCTGCCGAAAGCTGACAGACAGGCCCTGAACGAG CACTTCCAGTCCATTCTGCAGACCCTGGAGGAGCAGGTGTCTGGTGAGCGACAGCGCCTGGTGGAGACCCATGCCACCCGAGTCATCGCCCTTATCAACGACCAGCGCCGGGCAGCCTTGGAAGGTTTCCTGGCAGCACTGCAGGGAGATCCGCCTCAG GCAGAGCGCGTCCTGCTGGCCCTGCGGCGTTACCTGCGTGCAGAGCAGAAGGAACGAAGGCACACGCTGAGGCACTACCAGCACGTGGCTGCCGTGGATCCTGAGAAGGCCCAGCAGATGCGCTTCCAG GTGCAGACCCACCTTCAAGTAATTGAGGAAAGGATGAATCAGAGCCTGGGGTTGCTGGACCAGAACCCCCGCCTGGCTCAGGAGTTGCGGCCCCAGATCC AGGAACTTCTCCACTCTGAGCACCTGGGTCCCAATGAATTGGAAGCCCCCGCCCCAGGGGGCAGCAGTGAGGACAAGGGTGGGCTGCAGCCTCTGGATTCCAAGGATG CAGACACCCCCGTGGCCCTTCCGAAAG GGTCCACAGAACAAGACGCTGCATCCTCTGGGAAAGAGAAGATGTCCCCCCTGGAGCAGTATGAGCGAAAG GTGAATGTATCTGTTCCAAGGggttttcctttccactcagcgGAGATTCAGAGAGATGAGCTG GCACCAGCTGGGACAGGTGTATCCCGAGAGGCCGTGTCTGGTCTGCTGATCATGGGAGCAGGTGGGGGCTCCCTGATcgtcctctccctcctgctcttgcGCAGGAAGAAGCCCTATGGGGCTATCAGCCATGGAGTGGTGGAG GTGGACCCTATGCTGACCCTGGAGGAGCAGCAGCTGCGTGAACTGCAGCGTCATGGCTATGAGAACCCCACCTACCGCTTCCTGGAGGAACGACCCTGA
- the APLP1 gene encoding amyloid-like protein 1 isoform X5, producing the protein MGPTSPAARGLGRHPGPPPLPLLLPLLLLLLRAQLAVGSLAGGSPGAAEAPGSAQVAGLCGHLTLHRDLRTGRWEPDQQRSRRCLRDPQRVLEYCRQMYPELQIARVEQATQAIPMERWCGGSRGGRCAHPHHQVVPFQCLPGEFVSEALLVPEGCRFLHQERMDQCESSTRRHQEAQEACRSQGLILHGSGMLLPCGTDRFRGVEYVCCPPPVTPDPSGTAVGDPSTRSWPLGGRVEGGEDEEEEESFLQPVDDYFVEPPRAEEEEEEERVPPSSSHSPAGFSKVTTTARPTDGVDVYFGMPGEISEHEGFLRAKMDLEERRMRQINEVMREWAMADNQSKNLPKADRQALNEHFQSILQTLEEQVSGERQRLVETHATRVIALINDQRRAALEGFLAALQGDPPQAERVLLALRRYLRAEQKERRHTLRHYQHVAAVDPEKAQQMRFQVQTHLQVIEERMNQSLGLLDQNPRLAQELRPQIQELLHSEHLGPNELEAPAPGGSSEDKGGLQPLDSKDADTPVALPKGSTEQDAASSGKEKMSPLEQYERKAPAGTGVSREAVSGLLIMGAGGGSLIVLSLLLLRRKKPYGAISHGVVEVDPMLTLEEQQLRELQRHGYENPTYRFLEERP; encoded by the exons GCTCCAGGGTCGGCCCAGGTGGCTGGACTATGTGGGCACCTAACTCTTCACCGGGACCTGCGCACCGGCCGCTGGGAACCAGACCAACAGCGCTCACGACGCTGTCTCCGCGATCCGCAACGGGTGCTGGAATACTGCAGACAG ATGTACCCGGAGCTGCAGATTGCACGTGTGGAACAGGCGACACAGGCCATCCCCATGGAGCGCTGGTGTGGGGGCTCTCGAGGTGGCCGCTGTGCTCACCCCCACCACCAGGTTGTGCCTTTCCAGTGCCTGC CAGGTGAATTCGTGAGCGAGGCCCTGCTGGTGCCTGAAGGCTGCCGGTTCTTGCATCAGGAGCGCATGGACCAGTGTGAGAGTTCAACTCGGAGGCATCAGGAGGCGCAGGAG GCCTGCCGTTCCCAGGGCCTCATCCTGCATGGCTCGGGCATGCTTTTGCCCTGTGGCACGGATCGGTTCCGAGGTGTGGAGTATGTGTGCTGCCCCCCTCCAGTCACCCCTGATCCATCTGGGACAGCAGTTGG TGACCCCTCCACCCGGTCCTGGCCCCTAGGGGGCAGAGTAGAGGGGGGTGAGGACGAGGAAGAAGAGGAATCCTTCCTACAGCCAGTAGACGATTACTTCGTGGAGCCCCCACGggctgaagaggaagaagaggaggaaagagtcCCACCCTCAAGCTCCCATAGCCCTGCAGGGTTCAGCAAAG TGACCACCACCGCAAGGCCCACAGATGGTGTGGACGTGTACTTTGGCATGCCTGGAGAAATCAGCGAGCATGAGGGTTTCCTGAGAGCCAAGATGGACCTGGAGGAACGTAGGATGCGCCAGATTAATGAG GTGATGCGTGAATGGGCCATGGCAGACAACCAGTCCAAGAACCTGCCGAAAGCTGACAGACAGGCCCTGAACGAG CACTTCCAGTCCATTCTGCAGACCCTGGAGGAGCAGGTGTCTGGTGAGCGACAGCGCCTGGTGGAGACCCATGCCACCCGAGTCATCGCCCTTATCAACGACCAGCGCCGGGCAGCCTTGGAAGGTTTCCTGGCAGCACTGCAGGGAGATCCGCCTCAG GCAGAGCGCGTCCTGCTGGCCCTGCGGCGTTACCTGCGTGCAGAGCAGAAGGAACGAAGGCACACGCTGAGGCACTACCAGCACGTGGCTGCCGTGGATCCTGAGAAGGCCCAGCAGATGCGCTTCCAG GTGCAGACCCACCTTCAAGTAATTGAGGAAAGGATGAATCAGAGCCTGGGGTTGCTGGACCAGAACCCCCGCCTGGCTCAGGAGTTGCGGCCCCAGATCC AGGAACTTCTCCACTCTGAGCACCTGGGTCCCAATGAATTGGAAGCCCCCGCCCCAGGGGGCAGCAGTGAGGACAAGGGTGGGCTGCAGCCTCTGGATTCCAAGGATG CAGACACCCCCGTGGCCCTTCCGAAAG GGTCCACAGAACAAGACGCTGCATCCTCTGGGAAAGAGAAGATGTCCCCCCTGGAGCAGTATGAGCGAAAG GCACCAGCTGGGACAGGTGTATCCCGAGAGGCCGTGTCTGGTCTGCTGATCATGGGAGCAGGTGGGGGCTCCCTGATcgtcctctccctcctgctcttgcGCAGGAAGAAGCCCTATGGGGCTATCAGCCATGGAGTGGTGGAG GTGGACCCTATGCTGACCCTGGAGGAGCAGCAGCTGCGTGAACTGCAGCGTCATGGCTATGAGAACCCCACCTACCGCTTCCTGGAGGAACGACCCTGA
- the APLP1 gene encoding amyloid-like protein 1 isoform X1, whose protein sequence is MGPTSPAARGLGRHPGPPPLPLLLPLLLLLLRAQLAVGSLAGGSPGAAEAPGSAQVAGLCGHLTLHRDLRTGRWEPDQQRSRRCLRDPQRVLEYCRQMYPELQIARVEQATQAIPMERWCGGSRGGRCAHPHHQVVPFQCLPGEFVSEALLVPEGCRFLHQERMDQCESSTRRHQEAQEACRSQGLILHGSGMLLPCGTDRFRGVEYVCCPPPVTPDPSGTAVGDPSTRSWPLGGRVEGGEDEEEEESFLQPVDDYFVEPPRAEEEEEEERVPPSSSHSPAGFSKVTTTARPTDGVDVYFGMPGEISEHEGFLRAKMDLEERRMRQINEVMREWAMADNQSKNLPKADRQALNEHFQSILQTLEEQVSGERQRLVETHATRVIALINDQRRAALEGFLAALQGDPPQAERVLLALRRYLRAEQKERRHTLRHYQHVAAVDPEKAQQMRFQVQTHLQVIEERMNQSLGLLDQNPRLAQELRPQIQELLHSEHLGPNELEAPAPGGSSEDKGGLQPLDSKDGGCVSTLFLHDALLSSLFHLSCFFWLPADTPVALPKGSTEQDAASSGKEKMSPLEQYERKVNVSVPRGFPFHSAEIQRDELAPAGTGVSREAVSGLLIMGAGGGSLIVLSLLLLRRKKPYGAISHGVVEVDPMLTLEEQQLRELQRHGYENPTYRFLEERP, encoded by the exons GCTCCAGGGTCGGCCCAGGTGGCTGGACTATGTGGGCACCTAACTCTTCACCGGGACCTGCGCACCGGCCGCTGGGAACCAGACCAACAGCGCTCACGACGCTGTCTCCGCGATCCGCAACGGGTGCTGGAATACTGCAGACAG ATGTACCCGGAGCTGCAGATTGCACGTGTGGAACAGGCGACACAGGCCATCCCCATGGAGCGCTGGTGTGGGGGCTCTCGAGGTGGCCGCTGTGCTCACCCCCACCACCAGGTTGTGCCTTTCCAGTGCCTGC CAGGTGAATTCGTGAGCGAGGCCCTGCTGGTGCCTGAAGGCTGCCGGTTCTTGCATCAGGAGCGCATGGACCAGTGTGAGAGTTCAACTCGGAGGCATCAGGAGGCGCAGGAG GCCTGCCGTTCCCAGGGCCTCATCCTGCATGGCTCGGGCATGCTTTTGCCCTGTGGCACGGATCGGTTCCGAGGTGTGGAGTATGTGTGCTGCCCCCCTCCAGTCACCCCTGATCCATCTGGGACAGCAGTTGG TGACCCCTCCACCCGGTCCTGGCCCCTAGGGGGCAGAGTAGAGGGGGGTGAGGACGAGGAAGAAGAGGAATCCTTCCTACAGCCAGTAGACGATTACTTCGTGGAGCCCCCACGggctgaagaggaagaagaggaggaaagagtcCCACCCTCAAGCTCCCATAGCCCTGCAGGGTTCAGCAAAG TGACCACCACCGCAAGGCCCACAGATGGTGTGGACGTGTACTTTGGCATGCCTGGAGAAATCAGCGAGCATGAGGGTTTCCTGAGAGCCAAGATGGACCTGGAGGAACGTAGGATGCGCCAGATTAATGAG GTGATGCGTGAATGGGCCATGGCAGACAACCAGTCCAAGAACCTGCCGAAAGCTGACAGACAGGCCCTGAACGAG CACTTCCAGTCCATTCTGCAGACCCTGGAGGAGCAGGTGTCTGGTGAGCGACAGCGCCTGGTGGAGACCCATGCCACCCGAGTCATCGCCCTTATCAACGACCAGCGCCGGGCAGCCTTGGAAGGTTTCCTGGCAGCACTGCAGGGAGATCCGCCTCAG GCAGAGCGCGTCCTGCTGGCCCTGCGGCGTTACCTGCGTGCAGAGCAGAAGGAACGAAGGCACACGCTGAGGCACTACCAGCACGTGGCTGCCGTGGATCCTGAGAAGGCCCAGCAGATGCGCTTCCAG GTGCAGACCCACCTTCAAGTAATTGAGGAAAGGATGAATCAGAGCCTGGGGTTGCTGGACCAGAACCCCCGCCTGGCTCAGGAGTTGCGGCCCCAGATCC AGGAACTTCTCCACTCTGAGCACCTGGGTCCCAATGAATTGGAAGCCCCCGCCCCAGGGGGCAGCAGTGAGGACAAGGGTGGGCTGCAGCCTCTGGATTCCAAGGATG GAGGGTGTGTCTCCACCCTTTTCCTCCATGATGCCCTCCTTTCTTCACTGTTCCACCTGTCTTGCTTTTTCTGGCTGCCAGCAGACACCCCCGTGGCCCTTCCGAAAG GGTCCACAGAACAAGACGCTGCATCCTCTGGGAAAGAGAAGATGTCCCCCCTGGAGCAGTATGAGCGAAAG GTGAATGTATCTGTTCCAAGGggttttcctttccactcagcgGAGATTCAGAGAGATGAGCTG GCACCAGCTGGGACAGGTGTATCCCGAGAGGCCGTGTCTGGTCTGCTGATCATGGGAGCAGGTGGGGGCTCCCTGATcgtcctctccctcctgctcttgcGCAGGAAGAAGCCCTATGGGGCTATCAGCCATGGAGTGGTGGAG GTGGACCCTATGCTGACCCTGGAGGAGCAGCAGCTGCGTGAACTGCAGCGTCATGGCTATGAGAACCCCACCTACCGCTTCCTGGAGGAACGACCCTGA